A single region of the Microlunatus panaciterrae genome encodes:
- a CDS encoding GPW/gp25 family protein, translated as MNVLSGLRFAHPDFDQTTGVGLVCNAVGRLERVENAALLRQSLLILLSTFPGERVMRPDYGCELLALAFAPNDDTTAGLAIHYVRQAVERFEPRVRILNIDAARAPDEPHRLDVVLDYQPRLGGGVDSLSVGLLLDSGSEEV; from the coding sequence ATGAACGTCCTGTCCGGGCTGCGGTTCGCCCATCCAGACTTCGACCAGACGACGGGTGTCGGGCTGGTCTGCAACGCGGTCGGGCGGCTCGAGCGGGTGGAGAACGCCGCCTTGTTGCGTCAGTCGTTGCTGATCCTGCTGTCGACGTTCCCGGGGGAGCGGGTGATGCGTCCTGACTATGGCTGCGAGCTGCTCGCGCTGGCGTTCGCGCCCAACGACGACACCACCGCCGGGCTGGCCATCCACTACGTGCGACAGGCGGTGGAGCGGTTCGAGCCGCGGGTCCGAATCCTCAACATCGACGCGGCCCGGGCGCCCGACGAGCCACATCGTCTCGACGTCGTTCTCGACTACCAACCGCGACTGGGTGGGGGCGTGGACTCCCTCTCGGTCGGCCTGCTGCTCGACTCAGGATCCGAGGAGGTCTGA
- a CDS encoding phage baseplate assembly protein V: protein MSAVSSGGTAVLSVPKVTVEVDGHELPVPTAAALGPVRVRYEVSTPSVCEVDLAAPSGSLQLTHGQALTLRLEGASRELFEGEVVAIRHHLGPDGTHRVVLRGFDRSHRLRQNAPIRTMTDLTVADLVQAVAGDYGLGVDAETPGPRLPRVIQQGQSDLDLVSRLVAEAGLWWQLDQDQDQLRLSSWRPSGDLRRLTWGEDLLEVTVASDATAATDSVRALGWDPVERAVWDVTATGAQGGASVAAQLDRLGGSGERVQAGRIWASTDQAEGSARAELEARARAAVTLRAVVRGDAEWRPGDLLQIEGVDTDLAGPHQITMVEHLVDAVSGYVCILAAEDPPTPAVPTQSRSATVLALAEVVDVEDPDLAGRVRVRLPALDGMETEWLPVMALGAGRDKGLLCQPDNGDTVVLLQPADDPGRGVVLGGLFAGTLPAEAAGVSERAVRRFSFATPDGQRMLLNRDGDAVVISNAAGSRIEMTADAVLLHSEANLTVEAPGRRLLFRAQTIDFERG, encoded by the coding sequence ATGTCCGCGGTCAGTTCCGGCGGCACAGCGGTCCTCTCGGTGCCGAAGGTCACCGTCGAGGTGGACGGACACGAGCTGCCGGTGCCGACGGCCGCAGCTCTGGGCCCGGTCCGGGTGCGTTACGAGGTGTCGACCCCGTCGGTCTGCGAAGTCGACCTGGCGGCACCGAGCGGTAGCCTGCAGCTCACGCACGGACAGGCCCTCACGCTCAGACTCGAGGGTGCGTCGCGGGAGCTGTTCGAGGGCGAGGTGGTGGCCATCCGGCACCACCTGGGCCCGGACGGGACGCACCGGGTGGTGCTGCGTGGCTTCGACCGGAGCCACCGGCTGCGCCAGAACGCACCGATCCGCACCATGACCGATCTCACCGTCGCCGACCTGGTGCAGGCGGTCGCCGGTGACTACGGGCTGGGAGTGGACGCCGAGACCCCGGGGCCACGGCTGCCCAGAGTCATCCAGCAGGGCCAGTCCGATCTCGACCTGGTGAGCCGGCTGGTGGCCGAGGCCGGCCTGTGGTGGCAGCTGGACCAGGACCAGGACCAGCTCCGGCTGTCCTCCTGGCGCCCGAGTGGCGACCTGCGCCGGCTGACGTGGGGTGAGGACCTGCTGGAGGTGACGGTCGCCAGCGACGCGACCGCGGCCACCGACTCCGTACGTGCGCTCGGCTGGGATCCGGTCGAGCGTGCCGTCTGGGACGTGACGGCCACCGGTGCGCAAGGTGGCGCGTCGGTGGCCGCCCAGCTGGACCGGCTCGGGGGAAGCGGCGAGCGCGTCCAGGCGGGTCGGATCTGGGCCTCCACCGACCAGGCCGAAGGGTCGGCGCGGGCGGAGCTGGAGGCGCGGGCGCGGGCGGCAGTGACCCTCCGGGCGGTGGTCCGCGGTGACGCGGAGTGGCGGCCCGGTGACCTGCTCCAGATCGAGGGGGTGGATACCGACCTCGCCGGACCGCACCAGATCACCATGGTCGAGCATCTGGTGGATGCGGTCAGCGGCTATGTCTGCATCCTCGCCGCCGAGGACCCCCCGACCCCGGCCGTACCGACGCAGTCGCGGTCGGCGACCGTGCTCGCTCTGGCGGAGGTGGTCGACGTGGAGGACCCAGACCTCGCCGGCCGGGTGCGGGTGCGACTGCCTGCCCTGGACGGGATGGAGACCGAGTGGCTGCCGGTGATGGCGCTCGGTGCCGGCCGGGACAAGGGCCTGCTCTGCCAGCCGGACAACGGAGACACCGTCGTCCTCCTGCAGCCGGCCGACGACCCCGGTCGCGGCGTCGTCCTCGGGGGTCTGTTCGCCGGCACCCTGCCGGCCGAGGCCGCCGGCGTCTCGGAGCGCGCCGTACGCCGGTTCTCGTTCGCCACCCCCGACGGGCAACGGATGCTGCTGAACCGTGATGGCGATGCGGTGGTGATCAGCAATGCGGCCGGCAGCCGGATCGAGATGACCGCTGACGCCGTTCTGCTGCACAGCGAGGCGAACCTGACCGTTGAGGCGCCCGGACGGCGACTGCTGTTCCGGGCCCAGACCATAGACTTCGAGCGAGGTTGA
- a CDS encoding phage tail protein → MAESAVGTWVDPFPAFNFKIMIGGEAVAHFTECSAPVVDVGTAEYREAGQSQLVHQIPTITTYHDISLRYGLTSSTVMWDWFSATVRGAVERKGVSIVLLDSAGSQPVLQWDLVGAFPKRWIGAVLRATAREVAVEEIVLAYESLGRAA, encoded by the coding sequence GTGGCTGAGAGTGCAGTCGGAACGTGGGTGGACCCGTTCCCCGCCTTCAACTTCAAGATCATGATCGGCGGCGAGGCCGTCGCCCACTTCACCGAGTGCTCGGCTCCGGTGGTCGACGTGGGCACCGCGGAGTATCGCGAGGCCGGCCAGTCCCAGCTGGTGCACCAGATCCCCACCATCACCACGTACCACGACATCTCGCTCCGCTATGGCCTGACGTCGTCGACGGTGATGTGGGACTGGTTCTCGGCTACGGTCCGCGGCGCCGTCGAGCGGAAGGGCGTCTCGATCGTGCTGTTGGACTCGGCCGGGTCACAACCGGTGCTCCAGTGGGACCTCGTTGGTGCCTTCCCCAAGCGATGGATCGGGGCGGTGCTGCGCGCCACTGCCAGGGAGGTCGCGGTCGAGGAGATCGTGCTCGCCTATGAGTCGCTCGGGCGGGCGGCCTGA
- a CDS encoding phage tail sheath family protein, whose protein sequence is MPIYRTPGVYVEEVPSKAHPIESTGTSTPAFIGTGGKPDAPSGPVAITNWSQFANTFLGEGPMTPLAHAVNGFFLNGGSRCYILDIGPSGTLTGTAERPGLAVLEAIEEVAIVAAPGFTDPADYDALMTHCELMRDRLAILDPKQGIKDLMSLTRVAGVEVPDSDATPAADAGEGGGQHPPRRSGEPDADAPRPSLYSARYYPWLVVMDLNTGKPVLAPPSGHMAGVWARTDSLRGVHKAPANEVLRGVVGVERRVTPAEQGELNSAGVNVIRFFDRLGIRPWGARTGAGPSAPEWRYLPVRRLFCMVEESIAQGTSWIVFEPNDRLLWNLVKADVSAFLTRLWRDGALMGRTPAEAFYVKCDEETNPPEEIDAGRLTVEIGMAPVKPAEFIVFQVCQFSGGTITEEGSSRG, encoded by the coding sequence ATGCCGATCTACCGCACGCCGGGGGTGTACGTGGAGGAGGTGCCGAGCAAGGCACATCCGATCGAGTCCACCGGCACCTCCACCCCCGCCTTCATCGGTACCGGTGGCAAACCGGACGCACCGAGTGGGCCGGTGGCCATCACGAACTGGAGCCAGTTCGCCAACACGTTCCTCGGCGAGGGACCGATGACGCCGTTGGCGCACGCCGTCAACGGGTTCTTCCTGAACGGCGGCTCCCGCTGCTACATCCTCGACATCGGACCCTCCGGCACGCTGACCGGCACCGCCGAACGGCCCGGGCTGGCGGTCCTCGAGGCCATCGAGGAGGTGGCCATCGTCGCCGCCCCCGGCTTCACCGACCCGGCCGACTACGACGCCCTGATGACGCACTGTGAGCTGATGCGGGACCGGCTGGCGATCCTCGACCCGAAGCAGGGCATCAAGGACCTGATGTCGCTCACCCGGGTGGCCGGGGTCGAGGTGCCCGACTCCGATGCGACGCCGGCAGCCGATGCCGGCGAGGGTGGGGGGCAACACCCGCCGCGCCGGTCCGGCGAACCAGACGCGGACGCCCCTCGTCCGTCGCTGTACAGCGCGCGCTACTACCCGTGGTTGGTGGTGATGGACCTCAACACCGGAAAGCCGGTGCTGGCTCCGCCGTCCGGGCACATGGCCGGGGTGTGGGCCAGGACCGACTCATTGCGCGGCGTGCACAAGGCGCCGGCCAACGAGGTGCTGCGGGGCGTGGTCGGGGTGGAGCGGCGGGTCACCCCCGCCGAACAGGGCGAGCTCAACAGTGCCGGTGTGAACGTGATCAGGTTCTTCGACCGACTGGGCATCCGTCCGTGGGGCGCGCGGACCGGGGCCGGCCCGAGCGCACCGGAATGGCGCTACCTGCCGGTGCGCCGCCTGTTCTGCATGGTGGAGGAGTCGATCGCCCAGGGCACCAGCTGGATCGTGTTCGAACCGAACGACCGGCTGCTGTGGAACCTGGTCAAGGCCGATGTGTCGGCCTTCCTGACCCGGCTCTGGCGCGATGGCGCGCTGATGGGCCGCACCCCCGCCGAGGCGTTCTATGTCAAGTGCGACGAGGAGACCAACCCACCGGAGGAGATTGACGCCGGACGGTTGACCGTGGAGATCGGCATGGCGCCGGTCAAACCCGCCGAGTTCATCGTGTTCCAGGTCTGCCAGTTCTCTGGTGGCACCATCACCGAGGAGGGAAGCAGCCGTGGCTGA
- a CDS encoding carboxypeptidase-like regulatory domain-containing protein gives MPAATRSQTPSAQGILAAELSAIRDWVQDRSGLPCQIGPADDRADSYIQLSTVRLVAGVHNSDPVAARVDAHVLVLAHGPDHAAAADAAAALMVQALVERSWELLAGQPDPELWRSLGLPPAPAFMITVPVRLPLHRAVAPPVRRPLNLRGGGLRQVQGRVLAADGTPLSGAVIRLHPDGQPVTTTHNGRWTLSLPSGPVHLDVTAKGLSARHDLAEQSGADRQDVDIVIDVLGAADHQAEPADQDTPAHPETPADQERGN, from the coding sequence ATGCCAGCGGCAACCCGTAGCCAGACGCCTTCCGCCCAGGGGATCCTGGCGGCTGAGCTCTCGGCGATCCGTGACTGGGTCCAGGACCGGTCGGGGCTGCCGTGCCAGATCGGCCCGGCAGACGACCGGGCGGACAGCTACATCCAGCTGTCCACCGTTCGGTTGGTCGCCGGCGTGCACAACTCCGATCCGGTCGCCGCCCGGGTGGACGCCCATGTGCTGGTGCTGGCGCACGGGCCCGACCACGCCGCCGCCGCCGATGCCGCGGCGGCGCTGATGGTGCAGGCACTGGTCGAACGGTCCTGGGAGCTGCTGGCCGGACAACCCGATCCCGAGCTGTGGCGATCACTCGGGCTTCCGCCGGCGCCGGCGTTCATGATCACCGTGCCGGTGCGGCTGCCGTTGCACCGTGCTGTCGCCCCGCCGGTACGCCGGCCGTTGAACCTGAGGGGCGGCGGGTTGCGGCAGGTCCAGGGGCGGGTGCTGGCCGCGGACGGGACCCCGTTGTCCGGGGCGGTGATCAGGCTGCATCCGGACGGCCAACCCGTCACCACGACCCACAACGGTCGCTGGACGCTGTCGCTGCCGAGCGGACCGGTGCACCTGGACGTCACCGCCAAGGGCCTCTCCGCCCGACACGACCTGGCCGAGCAGTCCGGCGCCGACCGCCAGGACGTCGACATCGTGATCGACGTACTGGGGGCGGCCGACCACCAGGCCGAGCCAGCAGACCAAGACACGCCCGCCCATCCCGAGACGCCTGCAGACCAAGAGAGAGGGAACTGA
- a CDS encoding PASTA domain-containing protein, protein MTNLMGRPVRARLVPKGGDGAEDSWLSVTGETEVPLNIGGTLTADVLVRVPDTAPEGKRTLRLEVVAEDNTEMVSGQSVSFTVPAPVEPKKFPWLLIIIAVVVLLVIGAAVWFFLLRTDPTPKVISAPVVNGTPQVGKQLTADEGEWDSTIDRFTFQWESCTAVGVCAPVAGATKSTFVATDAEVGRTLRVTVTAVTKRGAKGMASSTETAKVASDKVAMPDFVGLSVSQAQRLAQQQGLTLLINLVDPPICGPRILTQSIAAGTPVDPGSSVALTAHKAIKPPFCFRDTTRPTLKQTAK, encoded by the coding sequence GTGACCAACCTGATGGGTCGGCCGGTACGTGCGCGACTGGTGCCCAAGGGCGGCGACGGCGCCGAGGATTCCTGGCTGTCGGTGACGGGCGAGACCGAGGTACCACTGAATATCGGCGGCACCCTCACCGCGGACGTGCTGGTGCGGGTCCCGGACACCGCTCCGGAGGGCAAGCGCACCCTGCGACTCGAGGTGGTCGCCGAGGACAACACCGAGATGGTCTCCGGCCAGTCGGTCTCCTTCACCGTGCCTGCCCCGGTCGAGCCGAAGAAGTTCCCCTGGCTGCTGATCATCATCGCTGTGGTTGTGCTGCTGGTCATCGGCGCGGCCGTCTGGTTCTTCCTGCTCCGGACCGACCCGACGCCCAAGGTCATCTCCGCGCCGGTGGTGAATGGGACTCCCCAGGTCGGGAAGCAGCTGACCGCCGACGAGGGTGAATGGGACTCCACCATCGACAGGTTCACGTTTCAGTGGGAGTCCTGCACCGCCGTCGGCGTCTGTGCACCCGTCGCCGGCGCCACCAAGTCCACCTTTGTCGCCACCGACGCTGAGGTGGGGCGCACCCTGCGGGTCACCGTGACAGCGGTCACCAAGCGCGGGGCCAAGGGCATGGCCTCGTCGACGGAGACGGCCAAGGTGGCCTCCGACAAGGTGGCCATGCCGGACTTCGTCGGCCTGAGCGTGAGCCAGGCGCAGCGCCTGGCTCAGCAACAGGGCCTCACCTTGTTGATCAACCTGGTGGATCCGCCGATCTGCGGCCCGAGGATCCTCACCCAGAGCATTGCTGCCGGAACACCGGTGGACCCGGGGAGCAGCGTCGCCCTGACGGCGCACAAGGCGATCAAGCCGCCGTTCTGCTTCAGGGACACCACCCGGCCGACGCTCAAGCAGACGGCGAAGTGA